One segment of Acidovorax sp. DW039 DNA contains the following:
- a CDS encoding RtcB family protein — protein sequence MNYEQLEIPNGVPVKMWTNGVPVEEDAKNQLRNIARLPIVFKHVAVMPDVHLGIGATIGSVVPTLKAIIPAAVGVDLGCGMMACKTTLTASDLPDNLSGVRAAIERAVPVGLTPKHFGRDKGSWDTPPPETDRAWAGLVDEFKEICEEHPRIEKTNNYKHLGTLGTGNHFIEICLDEHQSVWVMLHSGSRGVGNAIGTHFIELAKKDAEMNQRNLPDKDLAYFEEGAQYFGDYVKAVGWAQKFAAANREVMMGRVIAALRKVITKPFETHIEAVNCHHNYVQRETHFGQDVFVTRKGAVSAEQGKLGIIPGSMGAKSFIVRGKGNPESFNSCSHGAGRTMSRTKAKKLFTVEDQIKATEGVECRKDADVIDEIPMAYKNIDAVMAAQKDLVEVVYTLKQVVCVKG from the coding sequence ATGAACTACGAACAACTCGAAATCCCGAACGGCGTGCCCGTGAAGATGTGGACGAACGGCGTGCCCGTGGAAGAGGACGCCAAGAACCAGCTGCGCAACATTGCGCGCCTGCCCATCGTGTTCAAGCATGTGGCGGTGATGCCCGACGTGCACCTGGGGATCGGCGCGACCATCGGCTCGGTGGTGCCCACCCTCAAGGCCATCATCCCCGCTGCGGTGGGGGTGGACCTGGGGTGCGGAATGATGGCGTGCAAGACCACGCTGACTGCGAGCGACCTGCCCGATAACCTGTCTGGCGTGCGCGCTGCCATTGAACGCGCTGTGCCCGTGGGCCTGACACCCAAACACTTTGGCCGCGACAAGGGGAGCTGGGATACACCACCTCCAGAGACTGATCGCGCCTGGGCGGGGCTGGTGGATGAGTTCAAGGAAATCTGCGAGGAGCACCCACGCATCGAGAAGACCAACAACTACAAGCACCTGGGAACGCTAGGTACGGGCAACCACTTCATCGAAATCTGCCTGGACGAGCACCAGAGCGTGTGGGTGATGCTGCACTCCGGTTCGCGCGGCGTGGGGAACGCCATCGGCACCCATTTCATCGAGCTGGCCAAGAAGGACGCCGAGATGAACCAGCGCAACCTGCCCGATAAAGACCTGGCGTACTTTGAAGAAGGCGCGCAGTACTTTGGCGACTACGTGAAGGCCGTGGGGTGGGCGCAAAAGTTTGCCGCCGCCAACCGCGAGGTGATGATGGGCCGCGTGATTGCCGCGCTGCGAAAAGTCATTACCAAACCGTTCGAAACGCACATTGAGGCGGTGAACTGCCACCACAACTACGTGCAGCGCGAGACGCACTTCGGGCAAGACGTGTTCGTGACCCGCAAGGGCGCGGTGAGTGCCGAGCAGGGCAAGCTGGGGATCATTCCGGGAAGCATGGGGGCCAAGAGCTTCATCGTGCGCGGAAAGGGCAACCCCGAGAGCTTCAACAGCTGCAGCCACGGCGCAGGGCGAACCATGAGCCGCACCAAGGCCAAGAAGCTGTTCACCGTGGAAGACCAGATCAAGGCCACCGAAGGCGTGGAATGCCGAAAGGACGCGGACGTGATCGACGAGATTCCGATGGCGTACAAGAACATCGACGCGGTGATGGCGGCACAGAAGGACCTGGTGGAGGTGGTTTACACGCTCAAGCAGGTGGTGTGTGTGAAGGGATAG
- a CDS encoding nucleotidyltransferase domain-containing protein, with amino-acid sequence MHTTVQKEMLRSAHPVEPHMRTQVLEALREIESRHDVTVLFACESGSRGWGFASPDSDYDVRFIYVNRLPWYLTVAPGRDVIELPISGDLDVNGWDLRKALGLMRESNPTLLEWLGSPIVYREEAETMAQFRTLAAQVFSNAKGWHHYASMAKKNFREHLQADEVRYKKYLYVLRPLLAARWIRTQPGVPPMRFAELAQHTLHPVADAALVDEINALLEVKMRAGEAATSPRWPGIHAFIEAELARNAAEPVQPLPVPGNAALDALLHDTVLRYQR; translated from the coding sequence ATGCATACAACAGTACAAAAAGAAATGCTGCGCTCCGCCCACCCGGTGGAGCCCCACATGCGCACGCAGGTGCTGGAGGCCCTGCGCGAGATCGAATCCCGGCACGATGTGACGGTACTCTTTGCCTGCGAATCCGGCAGCCGGGGCTGGGGCTTTGCCTCGCCCGACAGCGACTATGACGTGCGCTTTATCTACGTGAACCGCCTGCCCTGGTACCTGACCGTGGCACCAGGCCGCGACGTGATCGAACTGCCGATCAGCGGCGACCTGGACGTGAACGGCTGGGACCTGCGCAAGGCCCTGGGCCTGATGCGCGAGTCCAACCCCACGCTGCTCGAATGGCTGGGCTCGCCCATCGTGTACCGCGAAGAGGCTGAGACCATGGCACAGTTCCGCACGCTGGCGGCGCAGGTGTTCTCCAACGCCAAGGGCTGGCACCACTATGCGTCGATGGCGAAGAAGAACTTTCGCGAGCATCTGCAGGCCGACGAGGTGCGCTACAAAAAGTACCTGTACGTGCTGCGCCCGCTGCTGGCAGCGCGGTGGATACGCACGCAACCCGGCGTGCCGCCCATGCGCTTTGCCGAGCTGGCCCAGCACACGCTGCACCCGGTGGCCGATGCGGCGCTGGTCGATGAGATCAACGCCCTGCTGGAAGTGAAGATGCGCGCGGGCGAAGCCGCCACCAGCCCGCGCTGGCCCGGCATCCATGCGTTCATCGAGGCCGAGCTGGCGCGCAATGCGGCAGAGCCGGTGCAGCCACTGCCCGTGCCGGGGAACGCCGCGTTGGATGCGCTCCTACACGACACGGTGCTGCGCTACCAGCGCTAA
- a CDS encoding MoxR family ATPase, translating to MQTVHALSPSQLTEFLLNVAITRPVFIWGPPGVGKSALVEQFARSVGLECVSLLGSQLAPEDLMGVPQIVDGVSRFCPPAMIARKEPYCIFLDELNACSQDVQKAFYSLIHDRRVGEYTLPEGSIVIGAGNRAQDSAIVKPMSSALMNRMVHVHMKVSASEWLSWATANAIHPLVLEYLQQRPDHLWSAPPKHEEPFSTPRSWHMLSDALHAFGDAPSASMVEALAYGCLTPQHAAQFKAFGKLAADRHRLEAIFKGDARWPHAPEDRDVLYFLAQAFRARLIKALPQDKSANTGELQALVHRSKAMLKDLAQISLEMAQIAVAEEAGQTLPAWYMIEVVRDLPRLVERQTKTA from the coding sequence ATGCAAACCGTACACGCTCTTTCACCATCGCAGCTCACCGAGTTTTTGCTGAACGTCGCCATCACCCGCCCCGTCTTCATCTGGGGTCCGCCGGGGGTGGGAAAGTCTGCGCTGGTAGAGCAGTTTGCCCGCAGCGTGGGACTGGAGTGTGTGTCGCTGCTGGGCAGCCAGCTCGCCCCCGAAGACTTGATGGGTGTGCCCCAGATCGTGGACGGGGTGAGCCGCTTTTGCCCGCCCGCCATGATTGCGCGCAAGGAGCCCTACTGCATCTTTCTGGATGAGCTGAACGCCTGCTCGCAGGATGTGCAGAAGGCTTTCTACAGCCTGATCCACGACCGGCGCGTGGGGGAGTACACCCTGCCCGAGGGCTCCATCGTGATTGGCGCAGGCAACCGCGCGCAAGACTCTGCCATCGTGAAGCCCATGTCATCGGCCCTGATGAACCGCATGGTGCATGTGCACATGAAGGTGTCAGCCTCTGAATGGCTGAGCTGGGCTACGGCCAACGCCATTCACCCCCTGGTGCTGGAGTATCTGCAGCAGCGCCCTGACCACCTGTGGAGCGCCCCGCCCAAGCACGAGGAGCCGTTCTCTACCCCCCGTTCGTGGCATATGCTCAGCGATGCACTGCACGCGTTTGGCGATGCGCCCTCGGCCTCGATGGTGGAGGCGCTGGCCTATGGCTGCCTTACGCCCCAGCATGCGGCGCAGTTCAAGGCGTTTGGCAAGCTGGCGGCCGACCGGCACCGGCTGGAAGCCATCTTCAAGGGCGATGCACGCTGGCCCCACGCGCCTGAAGACCGCGACGTGCTGTACTTTCTGGCGCAGGCATTTCGCGCACGGCTCATCAAGGCCCTGCCGCAAGACAAGAGCGCGAACACGGGGGAACTGCAAGCCCTGGTGCATCGCTCCAAAGCCATGCTCAAAGACCTGGCCCAGATCAGCCTGGAGATGGCACAGATTGCCGTCGCCGAAGAGGCCGGGCAGACGCTGCCTGCCTGGTACATGATCGAAGTGGTGCGCGACCTGCCCCGCCTGGTGGAACGCCAGACCAAGACGGCCTGA
- a CDS encoding VWA-like domain-containing protein codes for MAKTNHKPNPATQAFDAGMAMVKAHPIFGPLAHRAYWVRTPASQCPADGWLVVLQNGTIHVHPKRHAEAAEWAFALARGVLSYAMDFFQRDRGDWAAWSAACDVASTRFLATVKFGTCPHEMQMPVDAPAWDEDRWYRQFCENGVPAWAAGLGLAGHRATSLQPPEDWSQESPAHRRYGFASTQETWSEVFAAGIANSVTQAVEIAAGTRTALGANTRSAPRSVTERARSWFISSFPLLGSMVAAFEILEDAELCRREEVMVAAVDETLRTIYLNPAAGLSEQETRFVLAHEILHVALRHMDRQRGRDHYLWNVACDYVINDWLIQMQVGSAPALGLLHDLELRGLSAEEVYDRIVVDLRRMRKLQTLAGQQGDMLQRRLRTDRVPFTDLDAFYKEQLGKGLMLHESQGRGLLPAGLLEEIRALLQPPIPWEVELARWFDHHFPPIETRRTYARLSRRQSATPDIPRPHMGPDSCWRDGRTFGVVLDTSGSMDKHTLAKALGSIASYAEAKDVPAVRVVCCDAAPYDLGYLPAQDIAHRVQIQGRGGTVLQPAITLLENSTDFPKEGPLLIITDADCDHLDVRRPHAYLLAPGRRLPFTPRGDVFTMN; via the coding sequence ATGGCCAAAACTAACCATAAGCCCAACCCGGCCACGCAAGCCTTTGACGCAGGCATGGCAATGGTGAAGGCGCACCCCATCTTTGGCCCGCTCGCGCATCGGGCTTACTGGGTGCGCACGCCTGCATCGCAATGCCCGGCTGACGGCTGGCTGGTCGTGCTGCAAAACGGCACCATTCACGTCCACCCCAAACGCCACGCAGAAGCGGCTGAGTGGGCCTTTGCGCTGGCGCGGGGTGTGCTGAGCTACGCCATGGATTTCTTCCAGCGCGACCGGGGCGACTGGGCGGCGTGGAGCGCAGCCTGCGATGTGGCAAGCACCCGCTTTTTGGCCACCGTCAAATTCGGCACCTGTCCGCACGAGATGCAGATGCCGGTGGATGCACCCGCATGGGACGAGGACCGTTGGTACCGCCAGTTTTGCGAAAACGGGGTGCCCGCCTGGGCTGCCGGGCTGGGGCTGGCGGGCCACCGGGCAACGAGCTTGCAACCGCCTGAAGATTGGTCACAGGAGTCGCCTGCGCACAGACGCTATGGCTTTGCCAGCACGCAAGAAACCTGGAGCGAAGTCTTTGCCGCAGGCATTGCCAACTCGGTGACGCAGGCGGTGGAGATTGCCGCTGGCACCCGCACCGCGCTGGGCGCCAACACACGCAGCGCACCGCGCAGCGTGACCGAGCGTGCACGCAGCTGGTTCATCAGCAGCTTTCCGCTGCTGGGGTCGATGGTGGCGGCGTTCGAGATTCTGGAAGATGCCGAGCTGTGCCGCCGCGAGGAGGTGATGGTGGCCGCCGTGGATGAAACCCTGCGCACCATTTACCTCAACCCCGCAGCGGGCCTGAGCGAGCAGGAAACCCGCTTTGTGCTGGCCCACGAAATTCTGCACGTGGCCCTGCGCCACATGGACCGGCAACGGGGGCGAGACCACTACCTGTGGAACGTGGCGTGCGACTACGTCATCAACGACTGGCTGATCCAGATGCAGGTAGGCAGCGCCCCGGCACTGGGCCTGCTGCACGACCTGGAACTGCGCGGGCTTTCAGCCGAAGAGGTGTACGACCGCATCGTGGTGGACCTGCGGCGCATGCGCAAACTGCAAACCCTGGCGGGCCAGCAGGGCGACATGCTGCAGCGCCGCCTGCGCACCGATCGTGTGCCCTTTACTGACCTCGATGCGTTCTACAAGGAGCAGCTGGGCAAGGGCCTGATGCTGCACGAATCGCAAGGCCGGGGCTTGCTGCCAGCGGGGCTGCTGGAGGAAATCCGCGCGCTGCTGCAGCCGCCCATTCCGTGGGAGGTGGAACTTGCGCGGTGGTTTGACCACCACTTTCCGCCCATCGAAACCCGGCGCACCTATGCGCGCCTGAGCCGCCGCCAATCGGCCACGCCGGATATTCCGCGCCCCCATATGGGCCCCGATAGCTGCTGGCGCGACGGGCGCACGTTTGGTGTGGTGCTCGACACCTCGGGATCGATGGACAAGCACACCCTGGCCAAAGCCCTGGGCAGTATTGCCAGCTATGCCGAGGCCAAGGACGTGCCCGCCGTACGGGTGGTGTGCTGCGATGCCGCTCCTTACGACCTGGGTTACCTGCCCGCGCAAGACATTGCGCACCGGGTACAGATCCAGGGGCGCGGCGGCACCGTGCTGCAACCCGCCATCACCCTGCTGGAGAACAGCACGGACTTCCCCAAGGAAGGCCCGCTGCTCATCATTACCGACGCGGACTGCGACCACCTGGATGTGCGCCGCCCGCATGCTTACCTTTTGGCTCCGGGGCGGCGCTTGCCGTTCACGCCCAGGGGCGATGTTTTTACGATGAACTGA
- a CDS encoding slipin family protein produces the protein MLKMFQRATVKKNERALLLRNGSFDRVLRSGTYRFFAGTDDLRVETFALEQPAFTHGLAEYLMAQEPAVVAAEFLQVSLSETEVGLRSENGVLVEIQPPGTRRLYWKGLVEVSVQVVDLQAGPELHAALVARLTQTQLRQRSVTGLAGVLQVQVPEGQCGLLTVDGKVERLLTAGTYAFWKYGRTVAVEMVDLRLQAVEVSGQDIMTRDKVSLRLNLCATYRFVQVLQAYGQLQKPADYLYRELQFALRAAVGTRTLDELLENKTVIDEVVTAHMVAKLLPYGMQLESVGVKDIVLPGEMKTILTQVVQAQKQAEANVIRRREETAATRSLLNTAKVMEDNPVALRMKELETLERVAERIDKISVFGGLDQVLNGLVKMR, from the coding sequence ATGCTGAAGATGTTCCAACGCGCCACCGTGAAGAAAAACGAACGCGCCCTGCTGCTGCGCAATGGCAGCTTTGACCGCGTGCTGCGCAGCGGCACCTATCGGTTTTTTGCGGGCACCGACGATCTGCGCGTGGAGACCTTCGCCCTCGAACAACCCGCCTTCACCCACGGCCTGGCCGAGTACCTGATGGCGCAAGAACCCGCAGTGGTGGCAGCCGAGTTTCTGCAAGTGAGCCTGTCGGAAACCGAAGTGGGCCTGCGCAGTGAAAACGGCGTACTGGTCGAGATCCAGCCCCCTGGCACCCGCCGCCTTTATTGGAAAGGCTTGGTGGAGGTGAGCGTGCAGGTGGTGGACCTGCAAGCAGGCCCTGAACTGCACGCCGCACTGGTGGCGCGATTGACGCAAACCCAGCTGCGCCAGCGCAGCGTGACCGGATTGGCCGGTGTGCTGCAGGTGCAGGTGCCCGAGGGCCAGTGCGGCCTGCTGACGGTGGACGGCAAGGTGGAACGCCTGCTGACCGCAGGCACCTACGCCTTCTGGAAGTACGGCCGCACCGTGGCCGTGGAAATGGTGGATTTGCGCCTGCAAGCCGTGGAGGTATCGGGCCAGGACATCATGACCCGCGACAAGGTGAGCCTGCGCCTGAACCTGTGCGCCACTTATCGCTTTGTGCAGGTGCTGCAGGCCTATGGCCAGCTGCAAAAGCCTGCCGACTACCTGTACCGCGAACTGCAGTTTGCGCTGCGCGCCGCCGTGGGCACCCGCACGCTCGATGAGCTGCTGGAGAACAAGACGGTGATCGACGAGGTGGTGACCGCACACATGGTCGCCAAGCTGTTGCCCTATGGCATGCAACTCGAGAGCGTGGGCGTGAAGGACATCGTGCTGCCGGGCGAGATGAAAACCATCTTGACCCAGGTGGTGCAAGCCCAGAAGCAGGCCGAGGCCAACGTGATCCGCCGCCGCGAGGAAACTGCAGCGACGCGATCCCTGCTCAACACTGCCAAGGTGATGGAGGACAACCCCGTCGCCCTGCGCATGAAAGAGCTGGAGACGCTGGAACGTGTGGCCGAGCGCATCGACAAGATCTCGGTGTTTGGCGGCCTGGACCAGGTGCTGAATGGCCTGGTGAAGATGAGATGA